A stretch of the Bradyrhizobium arachidis genome encodes the following:
- a CDS encoding MFS transporter, which translates to MTAMTDISTATEKSTTAHVVWASALGTAIEWYDFLIYGTAAALVFNKLFFPSFDPFVGTIAAFSTYAVGFVARPIGGAIIGHYGDRLGRKTMLVATMIAMGLGTFLIGCLPTYQQIGIWAPILLVCLRFVQGIGLGGEWSGAVVMVIEHAGNRRGFYGSLVQIGFPVGVAASTGIFGLMTKLPEADFLSWGWRVPFLISILLVGIGFIVRLKLAETPHFKEVVERKEVLAQPVLEVLRRDWRSFLLAIGITVSEVGLAYLLTVFTVVYATTRLGLPRQVILDAVVYAAIVEFATLPLAGWLSDIFGRKALYLAGGVFSVALAFPLFWFLDTKEPALITLALVVTMTLTHALLFGPKAAFMPELFRTQVRYSGASLGANVAAALSGGFSPLIATALLAWAGASWAVSVYIIALSIITIIATLLAPETARDRLRS; encoded by the coding sequence ATGACGGCAATGACTGACATCTCCACCGCAACGGAGAAATCGACGACGGCGCATGTGGTCTGGGCAAGCGCGCTCGGCACCGCGATCGAGTGGTACGACTTCCTGATCTACGGCACCGCCGCGGCGCTGGTGTTCAACAAGCTGTTCTTCCCGAGCTTCGATCCCTTCGTCGGCACCATCGCGGCGTTCTCGACCTATGCGGTCGGCTTCGTGGCGCGGCCGATCGGTGGCGCCATCATCGGCCATTACGGCGACCGGCTCGGCCGCAAGACGATGCTGGTCGCAACCATGATCGCGATGGGGCTCGGCACCTTCCTGATCGGCTGCCTGCCGACCTATCAGCAGATCGGCATCTGGGCGCCGATCCTGCTGGTGTGCCTGCGCTTCGTGCAGGGCATCGGGCTCGGCGGCGAATGGAGCGGCGCGGTCGTCATGGTGATCGAGCATGCCGGCAACCGCCGTGGCTTCTACGGCAGCCTCGTGCAGATCGGCTTTCCCGTCGGCGTCGCCGCCTCGACCGGTATCTTCGGCTTGATGACCAAGCTGCCGGAAGCGGACTTTCTGAGCTGGGGCTGGCGTGTGCCGTTCCTGATCAGCATTTTGCTGGTCGGCATCGGCTTCATCGTGCGCCTCAAGCTCGCCGAGACGCCGCATTTCAAGGAAGTCGTCGAGCGGAAAGAGGTGCTGGCGCAGCCGGTGCTCGAGGTGCTCAGGCGCGACTGGCGCAGCTTTCTGCTGGCGATCGGCATCACCGTCTCCGAGGTCGGCCTTGCCTACCTGCTCACCGTCTTCACCGTCGTTTATGCCACCACGCGGCTCGGCCTGCCGCGGCAGGTGATCCTCGACGCCGTCGTTTACGCCGCGATCGTCGAGTTCGCGACGCTGCCGCTCGCCGGCTGGCTGTCGGATATCTTCGGCCGCAAGGCGCTGTATCTCGCCGGCGGCGTGTTCTCGGTGGCGCTGGCGTTTCCGCTGTTCTGGTTCCTCGACACCAAGGAGCCGGCGCTGATCACGCTGGCGCTGGTCGTCACCATGACGCTGACGCACGCATTGCTGTTCGGGCCGAAGGCGGCGTTCATGCCGGAACTGTTCCGCACCCAGGTGCGCTACAGCGGCGCCTCGCTCGGCGCCAACGTCGCGGCAGCGCTGAGCGGCGGCTTCTCGCCGCTGATCGCGACCGCGCTGCTTGCCTGGGCCGGCGCTTCATGGGCGGTGTCGGTGTATATCATCGCGCTGTCGATCATCACGATCATCGCGACGCTGCTCGCGCCCGAGACGGCGCGCGATCGCCTGAGGTCCTAG
- a CDS encoding PotD/PotF family extracellular solute-binding protein: MLDRDKGKSGANQAGPKDVSTKKLSRRTLLKGAAAVAGAAAGSDAIRGFPTIWAQEIKDIELRHVGVSYSVVKAIGDQAAKDLGFKVTMQNLDTSAAINRFISQPNTVDIADLEGWQAKLAAKRGVIQGIEVKKIKEFDSILPIFTKGEIDGHKIPRQGISPYEAMYIAKPDATDLNDGVTEWATFLPQVYNADSIGYRPDLVGHDVTEWKDLIDPKFKGKAAILDVPAIGIMDAALCFESAGLIKYGNKGNMTKEEIDFTCNKLIELKKQGQFRATWTTFDQSVQLMAAGEVIIQSMWSPAVAAVRVKEIPCVYAPVNVKNGKEGYRGWCNGMGLMKHLSGKKLDAAYEYLNWYLSGWQGGFVARYGYYSPVPSTAKKFLTPAEWAFWYEGQPAPEVINDPYGVPMEKSGTKRDGGSFLDRVKNISCWNTLMDEAAYMNKRWNDFKVA, from the coding sequence ATGCTTGACAGGGACAAAGGAAAATCCGGTGCCAACCAGGCGGGACCGAAGGACGTTTCGACGAAAAAGCTGAGCCGCCGCACGCTCTTGAAGGGCGCCGCGGCCGTGGCGGGCGCTGCCGCCGGATCGGATGCGATCCGCGGCTTCCCGACCATCTGGGCGCAGGAGATCAAGGACATCGAGCTCCGTCATGTCGGTGTCTCCTACTCGGTCGTCAAGGCGATCGGCGACCAGGCGGCAAAGGACCTCGGATTCAAGGTGACGATGCAGAACCTCGACACCTCGGCCGCTATCAACCGCTTCATAAGCCAACCTAATACGGTCGACATCGCCGATCTCGAGGGCTGGCAGGCCAAGCTCGCCGCCAAGCGCGGCGTCATCCAGGGCATCGAGGTCAAGAAGATCAAGGAGTTCGACAGCATTTTGCCGATCTTCACCAAGGGTGAGATCGACGGTCACAAGATCCCGCGTCAGGGCATCTCGCCCTACGAGGCCATGTACATCGCAAAGCCTGACGCAACCGATCTGAACGACGGCGTCACCGAATGGGCGACCTTTTTGCCGCAGGTCTACAACGCCGACTCCATCGGCTACCGGCCTGATCTCGTCGGGCATGACGTCACCGAGTGGAAGGACCTGATCGATCCAAAATTCAAGGGCAAGGCCGCGATCCTCGACGTGCCTGCCATCGGCATCATGGATGCCGCGCTCTGCTTCGAGAGCGCCGGGCTGATCAAGTACGGCAACAAGGGCAACATGACCAAGGAGGAGATCGACTTCACCTGCAACAAGCTGATCGAGCTGAAGAAGCAAGGCCAGTTCCGCGCGACCTGGACCACCTTCGACCAGTCGGTGCAGCTCATGGCGGCGGGCGAGGTGATCATCCAGTCGATGTGGTCGCCGGCGGTGGCAGCTGTCCGCGTCAAGGAAATCCCCTGCGTCTACGCACCCGTCAACGTCAAGAACGGCAAGGAAGGTTATCGTGGCTGGTGCAACGGCATGGGCCTGATGAAGCACCTCTCCGGCAAGAAGCTCGACGCCGCCTACGAATATCTCAACTGGTATCTCTCGGGTTGGCAGGGCGGCTTCGTCGCACGCTACGGCTACTACAGCCCGGTGCCATCGACCGCGAAGAAATTCCTCACCCCGGCCGAATGGGCGTTCTGGTACGAAGGGCAGCCCGCGCCTGAAGTCATCAACGATCCCTATGGCGTGCCGATGGAGAAGTCCGGCACCAAGCGCGACGGCGGCTCGTTCCTCGATCGCGTCAAGAACATCTCGTGCTGGAACACGCTGATGGACGAAGCCGCCTACATGAACAAGCGCTGGAACGACTTCAAGGTGGCGTAA
- a CDS encoding ABC transporter permease: MQSSQTPSRANLAGWLYVSPLVLVLVPFFVAPILVVLAASFFATDGFGGLTPGFTLASYIEILHSALTLKLYLATIKFTVLAWIFTLIIGFFVAYFLVFHVRNQLLAIGLFLLCTVPFWTSNIIRMISWIPLLGKEGLINQALLALGVIRQPLEVLLFSDLAVVIAYVHQLTIFMIVPIFNSMARIDKKLIEAAIDAGASRFDIMRLIVVPMSKSGIALGTIFVVSIVMGDFFVVKVMSGGGSASVVSAFYEDVGVLQYPNAAASAVLLTLVLVAIVSLILRTVDIRQEITR; the protein is encoded by the coding sequence ATGCAGTCCAGTCAAACTCCGTCCCGCGCAAATCTCGCCGGCTGGCTCTACGTTTCGCCGCTGGTGCTGGTGCTCGTGCCGTTCTTCGTGGCGCCGATCCTGGTCGTGCTGGCGGCGAGCTTCTTCGCGACCGACGGTTTTGGCGGCCTGACGCCGGGCTTCACGCTCGCGAGCTATATCGAGATCCTGCATTCGGCGCTGACGTTGAAACTGTATCTGGCGACGATCAAGTTCACGGTGCTGGCCTGGATCTTCACCCTGATCATCGGCTTCTTCGTCGCCTACTTCCTGGTGTTCCACGTCCGCAACCAGCTTTTGGCGATCGGCCTGTTCCTGCTCTGCACGGTGCCGTTCTGGACCTCGAACATCATCAGGATGATTTCCTGGATCCCGCTGCTCGGCAAGGAAGGCCTGATCAACCAGGCACTGCTCGCGCTAGGGGTGATCCGTCAGCCGTTGGAAGTGCTGCTGTTCTCCGACCTCGCTGTTGTCATCGCCTATGTCCATCAGCTCACGATCTTCATGATCGTGCCGATCTTCAATTCCATGGCGCGGATCGACAAGAAGCTGATCGAGGCGGCGATCGATGCCGGCGCGAGCCGCTTCGACATCATGCGTCTGATCGTGGTGCCGATGTCAAAGAGCGGCATCGCGCTCGGCACCATCTTCGTGGTCTCGATCGTGATGGGCGACTTCTTCGTGGTCAAGGTGATGTCGGGCGGCGGCTCTGCCTCGGTGGTGAGCGCGTTTTATGAGGACGTCGGCGTGTTGCAATATCCGAACGCGGCGGCAAGCGCCGTGCTCCTCACGCTCGTCCTCGTTGCGATCGTGTCGTTGATCCTGCGGACCGTGGACATCCGGCAGGAGATCACGCGATGA
- a CDS encoding ABC transporter permease, with protein MSAVLADTPEAIAPASSKAIAPSRGQRPWTFYVLATLFALYVLALYGPMICIYVLSFQDIRGGLVFPMKGHSLHWFVDLFTQVRTGDVKGSFDRSIKLAVIVTVITVVISFLAGLGFRRRFWGDGVVFYMMIGSLVAPGLVLGLGTGLLFQALGLNASWYTSALGAQLSWTLPFGVLVMFAVMSRYNRAWDEAAYDLGASRWQTIWLVIVPVLAPGIVAVALFGFTLSYDEFARSLQTAGSLNTLPLEIWSMTLNVTSPSLYALGTVTTIISFIVIGASLGTIVLIQKRRGRAAEG; from the coding sequence ATGAGCGCGGTGCTTGCCGATACCCCCGAGGCCATCGCGCCGGCGAGCAGCAAGGCGATCGCGCCGAGCCGCGGGCAACGCCCCTGGACGTTCTACGTGCTGGCGACGCTGTTCGCACTCTACGTGCTCGCGCTCTACGGCCCGATGATCTGCATCTACGTCCTGTCGTTCCAGGATATCCGCGGCGGGCTGGTATTCCCGATGAAAGGGCACTCGCTGCACTGGTTCGTCGATCTCTTCACCCAGGTGCGGACCGGTGATGTCAAGGGCTCGTTCGATCGCTCGATCAAGCTCGCCGTGATTGTCACTGTTATCACGGTGGTGATCTCGTTCCTCGCCGGCCTCGGCTTCCGTCGAAGGTTCTGGGGCGACGGTGTCGTCTTCTACATGATGATCGGCAGCCTGGTGGCGCCGGGCCTGGTGCTCGGGCTCGGCACGGGTCTCCTGTTCCAGGCGCTCGGGCTCAATGCGAGCTGGTACACGTCGGCGCTGGGCGCTCAGCTGTCCTGGACGCTGCCGTTCGGCGTGCTCGTGATGTTCGCGGTGATGTCGCGCTACAACCGCGCGTGGGACGAGGCCGCCTATGATCTCGGCGCGAGCCGTTGGCAGACGATCTGGCTCGTAATCGTGCCGGTGCTCGCGCCCGGCATCGTGGCGGTGGCGCTGTTCGGCTTCACGCTGTCCTACGACGAATTCGCCCGCAGCCTGCAGACGGCGGGCTCGCTCAACACGCTGCCGCTCGAGATCTGGAGCATGACGCTCAACGTCACCTCGCCATCGCTCTACGCGCTCGGCACGGTGACCACAATCATCTCCTTCATCGTGATCGGCGCAAGTCTCGGCACCATCGTGCTGATCCAGAAGCGGCGCGGCCGGGCGGCGGAAGGCTAG
- a CDS encoding ABC transporter ATP-binding protein: MAIERGDIELAGVCKSFDGVTNVVDGVNLRIADGAYCCFIGPSGCGKTTILRMIAGHEDPTAGEIVIGGQNVVGLAPVQRRTAMMFQSYALFPHLTVRDNIAFALRVRGMSKAERLRATDAMIEKVRLTSFADRLPAQLSGGQQQRVALARAAITEPRVLLLDEPLSALDEQLRVQMRQELRRMQRELGITFIHVTHTQLEAIALADLVVVMDQGQIKQAGAARDVYAHPHDRYVAEFMGGQNVLSGRVEKVNGSSFTLTQAAPDGIEVPLQARSKINVGDTVDIAVRRDDITLIRPGQNLPPGCAASLPSRVLAIEYQGYFVKVMLDTVPDDEFVAYVPEKTFFANPFTVGDVVVATWATEHARPLA, encoded by the coding sequence ATGGCGATCGAACGCGGCGATATCGAACTGGCGGGCGTCTGCAAGAGCTTTGACGGCGTGACCAATGTGGTTGACGGCGTCAATCTGAGGATTGCCGACGGTGCCTATTGCTGCTTCATCGGTCCTTCCGGTTGCGGCAAGACCACGATTTTGCGGATGATCGCGGGCCATGAGGACCCGACGGCGGGCGAGATCGTGATCGGCGGCCAGAACGTCGTCGGCCTTGCGCCGGTGCAGCGGCGCACCGCGATGATGTTCCAGTCCTACGCGCTGTTTCCGCATCTGACCGTGCGCGACAACATCGCCTTTGCGCTGCGCGTGCGCGGCATGTCCAAAGCCGAGCGCCTGCGCGCCACCGACGCCATGATCGAGAAGGTGCGGCTGACGAGCTTTGCCGATCGCCTGCCGGCGCAGCTCTCCGGCGGCCAGCAGCAGCGCGTGGCGCTGGCGCGGGCCGCGATCACCGAGCCGCGGGTGTTGCTGCTCGACGAGCCGCTCTCGGCGCTCGACGAGCAGCTCCGCGTCCAGATGCGCCAGGAATTGCGGCGGATGCAGCGCGAGCTCGGCATCACCTTCATTCATGTGACGCACACCCAGCTCGAGGCGATCGCGCTCGCCGATCTCGTCGTGGTGATGGACCAGGGCCAGATCAAGCAGGCGGGAGCCGCGCGGGACGTGTATGCCCATCCGCATGACCGTTACGTCGCCGAGTTCATGGGCGGGCAGAACGTGCTGTCCGGGCGGGTGGAGAAAGTCAACGGATCGAGCTTCACGCTCACGCAGGCCGCTCCTGATGGCATCGAGGTGCCGCTCCAGGCGCGCTCCAAGATCAATGTCGGCGACACCGTCGATATCGCGGTCCGCCGCGACGACATCACCCTGATCCGGCCCGGCCAAAACCTGCCGCCGGGCTGCGCCGCCTCGCTGCCGAGTCGCGTGCTGGCGATCGAGTATCAGGGCTATTTCGTCAAGGTCATGCTCGACACCGTGCCGGACGACGAGTTCGTCGCCTACGTGCCGGAGAAGACCTTCTTCGCAAATCCCTTCACCGTCGGCGATGTCGTCGTTGCCACCTGGGCAACGGAGCACGCCCGTCCACTCGCCTAA
- a CDS encoding (2Fe-2S)-binding protein has translation MQISFTLNGRPTTVDVEPATLVAELLREQLNLTGTHIGCDTSQCGACVVHLDGLPVKSCTLLAPALEGATLLTIEGLQGGPGSNQMHPMQEAFREHHGLQCGFCTPGMLMTAVSLATEKPNLTEADVRHGLEGNICRCTGYQNIVVSVMAGAAAMNAAKGG, from the coding sequence GTGCAGATATCCTTCACACTCAACGGACGACCGACCACGGTGGATGTCGAGCCGGCGACGCTGGTGGCCGAGCTCCTGCGCGAGCAACTCAATCTCACGGGCACCCATATCGGCTGCGACACCAGCCAGTGCGGCGCCTGCGTCGTGCATCTCGACGGCCTGCCGGTGAAGAGCTGCACGTTGCTCGCACCCGCGCTTGAGGGCGCGACGCTGCTCACCATTGAAGGCCTGCAAGGCGGGCCCGGCTCGAACCAGATGCATCCGATGCAGGAAGCGTTCCGGGAGCATCACGGTCTGCAATGCGGCTTCTGCACGCCGGGCATGCTGATGACGGCGGTCTCGCTGGCGACCGAGAAGCCGAACCTGACGGAGGCCGACGTCCGCCACGGCCTCGAAGGCAATATCTGCCGCTGCACCGGCTACCAGAACATCGTCGTCTCGGTCATGGCCGGCGCCGCCGCCATGAATGCCGCCAAAGGAGGTTGA
- a CDS encoding xanthine dehydrogenase family protein molybdopterin-binding subunit: protein MGNVIGIGAAPKRKEDQRFLTGRGNYVADIKRPGMTAGVFVRSPHGHAVIRGIDKSAALAAPGVVAVLTGDDVAADKLGSLPCGWGITDAKGVPMKEPPFPMLAQGKVRFVGDMVAFVVAETPEQANAAAELLKVDYDVLPSVVGVLDAVMPGAPQLFDDVPSNICCDWELGDKGAVESAFKKAAHVAKLSLVNNRLIGNPMEPRAAIAEYEPGTDRYTLWSTSQFPHVVRFLMGALVLQIPQHKLRVVAPDVGGGFGVKQFHYGEEAVITWAAKRAKRPIKWVASRSEGYVSDRHGRDHVTEAELALDEKGKFLAFRVKTLANMGGYLSTFGPNIPTNLYGPLLSGVYTMPAIYCNVKVVFTNTVPVDAYRGAGRPEATFVLERIVDVAAAEMGIDRVEIRRRNMIPKEAYPYQTPVLVQYDSGDPMGCLDGALDAADVKNFGVRKAASASKGKFRGLGYSTYVEACGLAPSRFAGRLGARGGLYESATVRVHPTGQVTVLIGTHNHGQGHETTFAQIVSDKLGVAFENVDIVFGDTDRVQFGMGTYGSRSLVVGGAALSKAADKVIVKGKKIAAHLLEAAEVDIQFEAGKFSVAGTDRAKSFEEIAGAAYVPHDYPLEVLEPGLEEQAYYDPVNFTYPGGCHIAEVEVDPETGTVTLVNYTAVDDVGTVINPMIVEGQLHGGIVQGVGQALYENAVYDEGSGQLLSGSLMDYCMPRADHLPMMTVATHSTLCTHTPMGVKGCGEVGTIGSPAAVINAVVDALSHLGVTHVDMPATPNRIWRLLQNASLPVAAE, encoded by the coding sequence ATGGGCAATGTGATCGGGATCGGCGCCGCCCCCAAGCGCAAGGAAGATCAGCGCTTCCTCACCGGCCGCGGCAATTACGTCGCCGACATCAAGCGCCCCGGCATGACGGCCGGCGTGTTCGTGCGCTCGCCGCACGGGCACGCGGTCATCCGCGGCATCGACAAGAGCGCGGCGTTGGCGGCGCCTGGCGTGGTCGCTGTTTTGACGGGCGACGACGTTGCCGCCGACAAGCTGGGATCACTGCCCTGCGGCTGGGGCATCACCGACGCCAAGGGCGTGCCGATGAAGGAGCCGCCATTCCCGATGCTGGCGCAGGGCAAGGTGCGTTTCGTCGGCGACATGGTCGCCTTCGTCGTCGCCGAGACGCCGGAGCAGGCCAATGCAGCGGCTGAACTTCTGAAGGTGGACTATGACGTGCTACCGTCCGTGGTCGGCGTGCTCGACGCCGTCATGCCAGGCGCGCCGCAATTGTTCGACGACGTGCCGAGCAACATCTGCTGCGACTGGGAGCTCGGCGACAAGGGCGCGGTCGAGTCTGCGTTCAAGAAGGCGGCTCATGTCGCAAAACTGAGCCTCGTCAACAACCGTCTGATCGGTAATCCGATGGAGCCCCGTGCGGCGATCGCCGAATACGAGCCGGGCACCGATCGCTACACGCTGTGGAGCACCAGCCAGTTTCCGCACGTCGTGCGCTTCCTGATGGGCGCTTTGGTGCTTCAGATCCCCCAGCACAAGCTGCGTGTGGTGGCGCCCGACGTCGGCGGCGGCTTCGGCGTCAAGCAGTTCCACTACGGCGAAGAGGCTGTCATCACCTGGGCCGCCAAGCGCGCGAAGCGGCCGATCAAATGGGTGGCGAGCCGTTCGGAAGGTTATGTCTCCGATCGCCATGGCCGCGATCACGTGACCGAGGCCGAGCTCGCGCTCGACGAAAAGGGCAAGTTCCTCGCCTTCCGCGTCAAGACGCTCGCCAATATGGGCGGCTATCTCTCGACGTTTGGGCCGAACATCCCGACCAATCTCTATGGACCGCTGCTCAGTGGCGTCTACACCATGCCTGCGATCTACTGCAACGTGAAGGTCGTCTTCACCAACACCGTGCCGGTCGACGCCTATCGCGGCGCCGGCCGTCCCGAGGCGACTTTCGTGCTGGAGCGTATCGTTGACGTCGCCGCCGCCGAGATGGGCATCGACCGCGTCGAGATCCGCCGCCGCAACATGATCCCGAAGGAGGCCTATCCGTATCAGACGCCGGTGCTGGTGCAGTACGATTCCGGCGATCCCATGGGCTGCCTCGACGGCGCGCTTGACGCCGCCGACGTGAAGAATTTCGGCGTGCGCAAGGCGGCGTCAGCCAGCAAGGGCAAATTCCGCGGGCTAGGTTACTCCACCTATGTGGAAGCCTGCGGCCTTGCGCCGTCGCGCTTTGCCGGACGATTGGGCGCGCGCGGCGGGCTCTACGAGAGCGCGACCGTGCGCGTGCATCCGACCGGGCAGGTGACGGTGCTGATCGGCACCCACAATCACGGCCAGGGCCACGAGACCACCTTTGCGCAGATCGTCTCCGACAAGCTCGGCGTTGCCTTCGAGAATGTCGACATCGTGTTCGGTGACACCGATCGCGTGCAGTTCGGCATGGGCACTTATGGCTCGCGCTCCCTCGTCGTCGGCGGTGCGGCGCTGTCCAAGGCTGCCGACAAGGTCATCGTCAAGGGCAAGAAGATCGCGGCGCATCTGCTCGAGGCCGCCGAGGTCGACATTCAGTTCGAGGCCGGAAAGTTCTCGGTCGCAGGCACGGACCGCGCCAAGTCTTTCGAGGAGATCGCAGGTGCCGCCTACGTGCCGCACGATTATCCCCTTGAAGTGCTGGAGCCGGGCCTCGAGGAGCAGGCCTATTACGATCCCGTCAATTTCACCTATCCCGGCGGCTGCCACATCGCCGAGGTCGAGGTCGATCCGGAGACGGGAACGGTGACGCTGGTCAATTACACCGCTGTCGACGACGTCGGCACGGTGATCAACCCGATGATCGTCGAGGGCCAGTTGCATGGCGGCATCGTGCAGGGTGTCGGACAAGCACTCTACGAGAACGCCGTCTATGACGAGGGCTCCGGCCAGCTCCTGTCGGGCTCGCTGATGGACTACTGCATGCCGCGCGCCGATCATCTGCCGATGATGACGGTCGCGACGCATTCGACGTTGTGCACGCACACGCCGATGGGCGTGAAGGGCTGCGGCGAGGTCGGCACCATCGGCTCGCCGGCCGCCGTCATCAACGCGGTGGTCGACGCGCTGTCGCATCTCGGCGTCACGCATGTCGACATGCCGGCCACGCCGAACCGGATCTGGCGCCTGCTCCAGAACGCGTCGCTGCCGGTCGCCGCGGAATAG
- a CDS encoding xanthine dehydrogenase family protein subunit M — MKPFAYHQPAQIPEAAKLLTSVEDAKILAGGMTLIPTLKQRLANPPALIDLSKLGNLKGIGDDGATITIGAMTPHAVVAASKLVQTKLPALAALASMIGDPAVRNRGTIGGSVANNDPAADYPAGVLGLGAAIVTSAREIAADKFFLGLFETALEPGEIITAIRFPVPLRAGYAKFKAPASRYALVGVFVAKFADSVRVAVTGAGPGVFRVPPMEAALSQNFDPSAIAAIRIDTDGLTSDIHAEADYRAHLVTVMAKRAVDAALT, encoded by the coding sequence ATGAAACCATTTGCGTATCACCAGCCCGCCCAGATCCCGGAAGCCGCAAAGCTGCTGACCTCCGTCGAGGACGCCAAAATCCTGGCGGGCGGCATGACGCTGATCCCGACTTTGAAGCAGCGCCTCGCCAATCCGCCGGCGCTGATCGATCTGTCAAAGCTCGGCAACCTCAAGGGTATCGGCGACGACGGTGCCACGATCACCATCGGCGCGATGACGCCGCATGCGGTGGTCGCCGCCTCCAAGCTGGTGCAGACAAAACTGCCGGCGCTTGCGGCGCTGGCGTCGATGATCGGCGATCCCGCCGTGCGCAACCGCGGCACGATCGGCGGCTCGGTCGCGAACAACGATCCGGCCGCGGATTACCCGGCCGGCGTCCTAGGTCTCGGCGCCGCCATCGTCACCAGTGCGCGTGAGATCGCCGCCGACAAATTCTTCCTCGGCCTGTTCGAGACGGCGCTCGAGCCGGGCGAGATCATCACGGCGATCCGCTTTCCGGTGCCGCTTAGGGCGGGCTACGCAAAGTTCAAGGCGCCGGCGTCGCGTTATGCGCTGGTCGGCGTGTTCGTAGCGAAATTCGCCGACAGCGTCCGCGTCGCCGTGACCGGCGCGGGTCCCGGCGTGTTCCGCGTTCCTCCGATGGAGGCGGCGCTGTCGCAAAATTTTGATCCGTCCGCGATCGCGGCCATCAGGATCGACACCGACGGCCTGACCTCCGACATCCACGCCGAGGCCGATTACCGCGCGCATCTGGTGACGGTGATGGCCAAACGTGCGGTCGACGCGGCGCTGACGTAA
- a CDS encoding amidase, with amino-acid sequence MTDGTGRTASQPAPTGLGALSATEIIAGYKRKAFTPRDVVDDTIAALKATDEACNAVVTPMYEQARAEADRLTKAMRAGEAKGALAGVPVTIKDLVFVAGVPAYGGSPMNKAFVPDVDAAVVSALKASGAIVTCKTTTCESGYKLTADSPVTGTTRNPWNLDRTSGGSSGGAAAAVAAGCGPIAIGTDGVGSIRVPSSFCGVFGFKPTFGLVPRSPGFSPPSWASLAHTGPITRTVADAALALEIIAAYDLRDPASLPVSPRRFDTNAGPLNGIRIGASVDFGYAAVSPDVRAAFNKALAVLESCGASVSMDGPGLDPGILEHTLKPIAFTEQAAAVASRTSADLAGSEADYRDVVSAGRHYSGTDYVEAGYRRGQARAAFLKLFERVDALVTPTVAVTAFEAGQLGVDRIDGATVDPHLGWSPFTWPINLAGLPAATLPCGFDRDGLPVGLQIIAHWLDEPTIFKIAAAFEQAQPWSKFWPPLALHEQSRAHVKA; translated from the coding sequence ATGACTGATGGTACCGGACGAACGGCTTCACAGCCGGCGCCGACTGGCCTCGGCGCGCTCTCTGCGACCGAGATCATTGCCGGCTACAAGCGCAAGGCGTTCACGCCACGCGACGTCGTCGACGACACAATTGCGGCGCTGAAGGCGACCGACGAGGCCTGCAACGCGGTGGTGACGCCGATGTACGAGCAGGCGAGGGCGGAGGCCGATCGCCTCACCAAGGCGATGCGCGCGGGCGAAGCCAAGGGCGCGCTTGCCGGCGTTCCCGTCACGATCAAGGATCTCGTCTTCGTCGCCGGTGTGCCCGCCTATGGCGGCTCGCCGATGAACAAGGCTTTCGTGCCTGATGTGGATGCTGCCGTGGTGTCGGCGCTGAAGGCATCCGGCGCGATCGTCACCTGCAAGACGACGACCTGCGAGTCCGGTTACAAGCTCACCGCGGACAGTCCGGTGACGGGCACGACGCGCAACCCCTGGAATCTCGATCGCACCAGCGGCGGATCGAGCGGTGGTGCGGCGGCGGCGGTTGCGGCCGGCTGCGGACCGATTGCGATCGGCACCGACGGGGTCGGCTCGATCCGCGTGCCCTCGTCGTTCTGCGGCGTGTTCGGCTTCAAGCCGACCTTTGGTCTGGTGCCGCGCTCGCCGGGATTTTCGCCGCCGTCCTGGGCTTCGCTCGCCCATACCGGGCCGATCACGCGCACGGTTGCGGATGCCGCGCTCGCGCTCGAGATCATCGCTGCTTACGATCTGCGTGATCCCGCGAGCCTGCCGGTGTCGCCGCGGCGGTTCGATACCAACGCAGGGCCGCTGAACGGCATCCGTATCGGCGCCAGTGTCGATTTCGGCTATGCCGCCGTCAGCCCCGATGTCCGCGCCGCCTTCAACAAGGCACTCGCCGTTCTGGAGTCCTGCGGCGCGAGCGTCAGCATGGACGGACCGGGACTGGATCCCGGAATTTTGGAGCACACCTTGAAGCCGATTGCCTTCACCGAGCAGGCGGCGGCGGTTGCGAGCAGGACGTCGGCCGATCTTGCCGGCTCGGAGGCCGACTATCGCGACGTCGTCAGCGCCGGTCGCCACTACAGCGGGACAGACTATGTCGAGGCCGGCTACCGGCGCGGGCAGGCGCGTGCTGCGTTCCTAAAGCTGTTCGAACGGGTCGATGCGCTGGTGACGCCGACGGTTGCAGTCACGGCGTTCGAGGCCGGACAGCTCGGCGTCGACCGGATCGACGGAGCCACGGTCGATCCGCATCTCGGCTGGTCGCCGTTCACCTGGCCGATCAATCTCGCAGGGCTTCCCGCAGCGACGCTGCCATGCGGCTTCGATCGCGACGGCCTGCCGGTCGGCTTGCAGATCATTGCGCATTGGCTGGACGAGCCGACGATCTTCAAGATCGCGGCCGCCTTCGAGCAGGCGCAGCCTTGGTCGAAATTCTGGCCGCCTCTGGCGCTGCACGAGCAGAGCCGGGCACACGTCAAGGCGTGA